One genomic window of Quercus lobata isolate SW786 chromosome 9, ValleyOak3.0 Primary Assembly, whole genome shotgun sequence includes the following:
- the LOC115958877 gene encoding probable alkaline/neutral invertase F codes for MARMAPTLAQLFALLKNDEPSDDSEIGILFGTSSEILQAESPAGANELSVREAEVAEWLLDLQYKDSSVSATENESSSPEKDSDPLNKEGSKAIEKSPDYIEIYLYLDKPSGSSKNASPKSEEISLISEKGSLESKEKQKESEEKSLISISEGSLESKEEEESLEKPSDSSEKGEALTPKPKKSVRMKCNENVSVSVSEIPSMPKLMTLKSCPSVGMSLESFDQIDNSPMFRSNGASGNGESNAMVEEAWELLKKSYVYYKGKEVGTLAAMDPSAETLNYNQVFVRDFFPSGLACLMKDPPEPEIVKNFLLKTLHLQGWEKRIDNFTLGEGVMPASFKVLFDSHRLKETLIADFGGSAIGRVAPLDSGFWWIILLRSYTKCTRDYALAELPEVQRGMKLILNLCLSDGFDTFPTLLCADGCSMIDRRMGIYGYPIEIQALFYFALRCARQMLKPERGGKELIERIDKRITALSFHIQQYYWLDFTQLNKIYRYKTEEYSHTAVNKFNVIPESIPDWVFDFMPLRGGYLIGNVSPARMDFRWFLLGNCIAILSCLATGAQATAIMDLVEERWEDLVGEMPLKIVYPALEGHDWRTVTGFDPKNTRWSYHNGGSWPVLLWLLTAACIKTGRPQIAKRAIDLVEQRLSKDGWPEYYDGKTGRYIGKQARKYQTWSISGYLIAKMMIENPSNLVMISLEEDKRIANPRLTRSASFPP; via the exons atggCTAGAATGGCTCCGACTCTCGCTCAACTTTTCGCTCTTTTGAAAAACGATGAGCCAAGCGATGACTCCGAAATCGGAATTCTCTTTGGAACCTCGTCGGAAATTTTGCAAGCAGAGTCACCGGCCGGAGCGAACGAGCTCTCGGTCCGAGAAGCTGAGGTCGCGGAATGGTTGCTTGATCTTCAATACAAGGACAGTTCGGTTTCGGCAACTGAAAATGAGTCAAGCTCGCCTGAGAAAGATTCAGATCCTCTGAATAAGGAAGGTTCAAAAGCGATCGAGAAATCGCCAGATTATATAGAGATTTATCTATATTTGGACAAACCTTCTGGCTCATCGAAAAATGCAAGTCCAAAATCTGAAGAGATATCTCTAATTTCAGAGAAAGGAAGCTtggaatcaaaagagaaacAGAAAGAATCCGAAGAGAAATCTCTAATTTCAATTTCCGAAGGAAGCTTGGAGTcgaaagaagaagaggagtcTCTGGAAAAACCGTCGGATTCTTCGGAGAAAGGAGAGGCTCTGACACCGAAGCCAAAGAAGAGTGTGAGGATGAAGTGCAATGAGAACGTGTCTGTGTCAGTGTCAGAGATTCCAAGCATGCCAAAGCTCATGACGCTGAAGTCGTGTCCGAGTGTTGGCATGAGCCTTGAGAGCTTTGATCAGATAGACAATTCACCGATGTTCAGATCCAACGGTGCTAGTGGTAATGGAGAGAGCAATGCCATGGTGGAAGAGGCTTGGGAGCTGCTCAAAAAGTCTTACGTCTACTATAAAGGAAAGGAGGTCGGAACACTCGCAGCTATGGATCCAAGCGCTGAGACTTTGAACTACAATCAG GTTTTCGTGAGAGATTTTTTTCCTAGTGGCTTGGCCTGCCTGATGAAAGACCCCCCAGAAcctgaaattgtaaaaaatttccttttaaagaCCCTCCACCTCCAAGGTTGGGAGAAGAGGATTGACAACTTTACTCTTGGAGAAGGTGTCATGCCTGCAAGTTTTAAAGTTCTCTTTGACTCACACCGACTGAAGGAAACTTTGATTGCGGATTTTGGTGGGAGTGCAATTGGAAGAGTTGCACCACTTGATTCTGGGTTCTGGTGGATTATACTTTTAAGATCATATACCAAGTGTACACGTGATTACGCACTGGCGGAGCTTCCTGAGGTACAGAGGGGAATGAAATTAATACTCAATCTTTGCCTCTCGGACGGCTTTGACACTTTCCCAACACTTCTATGTGCAGATGGGTGTAGCATGATTGACAGGAGGATG GGAATATATGGATATCCAATTGAGATCCAAGCCCTCTTTTATTTTGCACTAAGATGTGCAAGGCAGATGCTGAAACCAGAGCGTGGTGGTAAGGAATTGATTGAGCGAATTGATAAGCGGATCACAGCTCTCAGCTTTCACATACAGCAGTACTACTGGCTCGACTTTACACAGCTAAATAAAATATACCGGTACAAAACTGAGGAGTACTCCCACACTGCTGTCAATAAATTTAATGTCATCCCAGAGTCTATCCCTGATTGGGTGTTTGATTTCATGCCCTTGAGAGGAGGGTATTTGATTGGCAATGTCAGCCCAGCTCGCATGGACTTCCGATGGTTCTTACTCGGGAATTGCATCGCCATTTTGAGCTGTCTAGCCACAGGTGCACAGGCTACAGCGATAATGGATCTTGTTGAGGAGCGCTGGGAGGACTTGGTTGGGGAGATGCCTTTGAAGATTGTTTACCCAGCACTGGAGGGACATGACTGGAGGACTGTGACTGGTTTTGATCCAAAGAATACACGGTGGAGTTACCATAATGGTGGCTCTTGGCCAG TTCTGCTGTGGCTACTTACAGCAGCATGCATCAAGACTGGAAGGCCTCAAATCGCAAAGCGGGCAATTGATCTGGTAGAGCAACGGCTTTCCAAGGATGGCTGGCCAGAGTATTATGATGGTAAGACTGGGCGTTACATTGGAAAGCAAGCCAGGAAGTACCAGACATGGAGCATTTCTGGCTACCTGATTGCTAAAATGATGATTGAGAACCCTTCCAATCTCGTTATGATCTCTCTTGAAGAGGATAAGAGGATAGCCAATCCAAGGCTTACGCGCTCTGCTTCATTTCCACCATAG
- the LOC115960826 gene encoding uncharacterized protein LOC115960826, with protein MEKNCSFISCEKIDRAANWVGSNVASAFFASLERCSCINLGTTDLEEDEIDEAHDRPFLLSKPIISDSEPNKPKPTIAVASN; from the coding sequence ATGGAGAAAAACTGCAGCTTCATATCGTGCGAAAAGATAGATCGTGCGGCCAACTGGGTAGGCTCCAACGTAGCCTCCGCCTTCTTCGCCTCACTGGAACGCTGCTCCTGTATCAACCTCGGCACCACCGACCTCGAAGAAGACGAAATCGACGAGGCCCATGACCGACCTTTCTTGCTCTCCAAGCCCATCATCTCTGACTCTGAACCCAACAAGCCCAAACCCACCATCGCTGTAGCTTCCAATTGA